CAAATCGATAATCCGTTGCTCGATAACCTTCCGGTCGATAAATTTATAATGCATTTTTTCCGCAACAGCGGCAGCAATTTCATCGCCTAAAGCGGCTACTTGACGCGATATCGTGATAACGGCCATATAGGTTCCCCCTTTTACAACACTTGCGTTTTTTTCAAAAAACTACGATTATAGAATAATGCCATTCAGGCAGATTGTCAAAGGAAATCAACGAACTATGAGTAAAAAATTGAGATGGAATCAAATAGCCGAAACAGAATTGCTGCAGACACGCGTCATGACGGTTCTTGAAACACAGAGCGTTTCTCCTGAAGGAAAGCAGGGAAATTATATCATCATGGATGCACCCGACTGGGTGATCGTCGTGCCGGTACTGAAAGATCCGGCACGGTTCGTTATGGTACGCCAGTGGCGGCACGGACTGAAAGCCGAAAGTACCGAATTTCCCGGCGGAGTGATCGACGAGGGAGAACTGCCGGAACAGGCCGCGCGCCGCGAATTGCTTGAAGAAACCGGTTTTATTGCGGAAAAACTGACGCTGTTAGGCAGCATGAGTCCCAACCCCGCGCTCATGACGAACAAAGTGCACTGCTTCGCTGCGGAACAACTGAAAGCAACGGGAACGCAGCATTTGGATCCCGACGAATTCGTCGACTATTTTACGCTGAGCGCCGAGCAAGTATATGAAAAAATGGGAAGCGCAGAATTTCCGCACGCGCTGATGGCAGCCGCGCTGCAACTGTACCGGCAGCATACGGACAAAAAAGAATCGCCGGAACGGTAACACACCGTTCCGGCGATCCGAAAAAATAATGATCGTTACGAACGACGATCGTTACAAACGGCGCTTATCTGTGCACCGAAAACGAGTCGTATTTTACCGCGGGGTCGTACGTTCCCTCGCGGTATTCGCCCGAAATGCTCGGAATTTCAACTTTCATGCCCGGATGAATCAAATTCGGGTCCGAAGGATTTTCCATATTGTTTTTGTTCGCCTGATACAGGTTTTCCCACAAAAACGGATTGTCGTACACGTACGGTTTACCCGCGATGTTCCAATAACAATCTTTCGTATCAGCCCACGGCCGAACGACGTAGTATTTCGGAAGCGGCACCACTTCTTTGACACCGGCGAGTGATTCCATAGCACGTTTTGCGGCTCCCGACGCAGTCGCGTACTCTTCAGCTGCAAAAGCGTTCTGTGCGTCTTCTATCGCACGGGTTGCCGCCGTGTACGCCATGGGATAATTGACGTCCGCGCGGATATTTTTTGCCCACACCAACCGGTTTCTGGCAACTTTTATCTGCGTGTCCGCGTCGCTGCGTTCCAGCATCAGCGCGATATACGCACGGGACAATTCGGCGTTTTCTTCCGCCTTCTGCGTATATTCGACCGCCGCGTCGTATTCGCCGGAGTCGAACGCTTCGGCAGCCTGAGCGTAATACGTGCGGGCAAGTTTCTGATATTCGTTGTCGGCGTAACTGGCGGCAAAAACGGCCAGTCCCGTCAGCAATAAACAAACGGTGAAAACGGTCTTTTTCATTCCTGAACCTCCGTATCCTGAATCGGGGCAAGTTCGTCGGCTTCCGCGGCAAAAACGGCGGCGGTGTCGATCTTCTGCTGAGCGCGGAGCATCGCTTCTTGCGCGGCGCCGCGTTTTGCGGAAACCCTTTCAAAAATTTCACGGAACGCCACGTGCGATTTCGTAAAATCGGTATAGGCGCGCTCGAAATCTCCGGATGCAAAAGCCGTGTCCGCAGCTCCGAACAGAAGCGCAGCCTCCGCGTACGCCTTTTTATCGGCAACTTGAGCTTTCACTTCTTCCGCGGAAGTTTTATATTGAACGGCCGAAGCGCGTTCCTGCGTTGAAAGCGATTTGAAACCGGCGGACAGCACCTGGTTATACGCGGTTTCCGCTTCCGAGACTTTTGCGAGCAGCGCTTTTCCCTGCGCACCGGTCTCGTACAGTTCGGACAGCGCGGCGTACGCTTCGTCTCCCTGCCGCAGCGCGTCAGGAGCGGCGGCGGTAAAATTCAGACTGACAATCCGCTCGCGCAGCTTTTGAACCGCGACGACTTTTTCCAGCGCTTTATATTTTGCCGTTACATCGTCGATTCGATCGGACAAATCCGCAGCCGGATTTTCTTCATACGCCGCTTGCACTTCGGCGTACTCCGCGTCAACCGCTCCGAACGCATCGCCGAAAGATTCGGCCGCACCGGACGCTTGCGCGGACTCGCGTGCCGCAACCGCCGCCGCAAACCGTTCGGCATTCGTCGCCGTATAATCGGCAACGGGAATTTCGGGTTCCGCAGGAACCGTGCTAATCTCCGGTTCCGACGCAACGTCTCCGGACGACAGATTCTGATCTATGGACGTATCAGGTTCCGGTTCCGGTTCGGGAGTTGACTTACACGCCGCGGCAAAAAGCACTACAAGCGAGCAGAGTATACCCGTAATAAAAATATGCTTTTTCATATTTCCTCCTAAATAAGCACGGCGGCATCACTGCGGAGCGCAGCATCCGGAAACGACTCCGCAATACCGCCGTTGCTGTGTAAAACACGTTTCCGTTATAAAGATACAGCAGAATAATTTTTCAAGCAATCTTTTATCGGCCCATTTTTACAAAAAAGACGGCGAACACTGAAAAAAAAGCCCCTTTTTTAGTTTTCGTGATATACTGTACGTATTGGAGGTATATATGGCCGATGATTTTTCATTTGAAATTACCCAACGGTTCGGAGAACTTTCCCAAGGAAAAGGCGGCTGGACGATGGAATTGAATCTGGTATCCTGGGGCGGAAGGGAACCCAAATACGACGTCAGAAGCTGGGCTCCGGATCATCAGAAAATGGGCAAAGGCGTAACGCTGACTAAAGAAGAGTTGCAGGCACTGAAAAAACTGCTCGGCACGCTCGACTTATAAAAGCGGTTCGCTCTCCGTTTCTTCACGTTCAAGCGTTTCGCCGTTTTTCATGACGATTGCGTACAGCAGCAGTTGAAGCTGCGTATCTTCCAAAGCAGTGCCCGCCGTGCGAATATCCATATCGGTGCGGGCCAGCGCGGCAAGAATGAGCGAAGTCTGCGGCGCGTTCCATATACGGGCCGCCGCGCGATATTGTTTCTGCGCTTTTTTGGAGGAAAAACCTTTTATTTTCAAATCGAAATCGGACGGATGCGGATTTTCCGCGAACAGGCGATGCCAAACGGCCAAACGGCGGAAACAATACGTCAGTCCGGCGATAAGCTGCACTCCCGAAGAATCCTTGGACATCCGCAATTTTTGCAGAATTTCAAGCGACGCTTCCAAGCGCGCCGCCGGGTTCCGCGCCAGATCGGTAAACGCGTCGAACAGCGTAAAAGGCGACTCTTCGCGATTGTGCGCCAATATCTGCTCGACGTCGGACGCGCCGACCGTATGGCCTTTGTCGAAACACAGAAAAAAGCGGGAACATTCGGTACGCAGCGCTTCGGTGTTGTTTTCAACCAGATCGAGTATAGTCGTTACCGCGTCGTTTTCAACGCCGTATCCCGCTTTTTTAAAGAAATTGCGGATCCATTCTTCTTTGCGATCGTCGAACATTTCCCAAAAAATGCGCTTGTTTTCTTTCGGGATCAGCGCTTCGAGTTTTTTATCGCAGGAATTTTCTTCCGACACCAGAATCAGCGCGGAGCCGGCGGCGTTTTTTCCGGACGCGGCGGACCGAATCCATCCGTCGAGCAGTTCAAGGTCTTCTTTCTTTTTGATCTGTTCCGCACCGTTCAGCACGATAAAGCGCGCCGCGGCAAAAAGCGATTCGTTCATCAGCAGCGAAACGACGTCCGCAACTCGGGTATCCGCGGTATAAAACGTGTATTCGTCAAGATCGCCCAGACGCTTGCGCATCTGTATCCGGAGATTCAACACGGCGTCGTTGCGTTCACCGAATTCGGGCCCGGTAAACAGATAAACCGGAGCAGCGCTCATCCGTACGTCCTAATGATGTTGGAAAGCGTGCCGACAACGCGAACGTCCTGGCAATAAATCGGTTTGAAATCGGGATTTTCCGGCTGAAGCCGAATACGGCACGCCTCTTTATAGAAGCGTTTGAGCGTAATGGACTCGTCGAGCACCGCGACCACGATCTGACCGTTGCGGGCGGTTTCGCACTGTTCTATAACGGCGATGTCGCCGTCGAGAATTCCCGCGTTTATCATTGAACAGCCGCGCACCCGCAGCGCGAAATACGTGCGGCCGGAGCGTACGAACGGTTCGGCAAGGCTGACGTACCCGTCGAGATTTTCTTCACACAGCAGCGGCTTGCCGGCAGCCACCGTTCCCAAAAGCGGAACCCGCGTAACGGCGGCTTTTTTTTCCGATTCGGGATCGTCTATCAGCACGCGGATGGAACGCGAACGTTTATCCGGCTGAGACAGGCAGCCTTTTTTTTGGAGAGCGGCAAAATGGCACTGAACGGCACGCAGCGAAATCCCAAAATGCTCGGCGCATTCGCGGAACGTCGGAGGACATGAATTTTCTTCGCTGTAGCTGCGGATAAAGTTCAATACCTGCTGCTGCTTGTCAGTCAGTTCTTTCATGCGCCGCTATTCTTCCTCGAATTTATTTTCAAAAAGTGAATAAATCGCCTGAACAGCAGCGGCTTCATCGGATCCGCTCGCCCGCACCGTTAAAGTCGTGTTGTAACCGGCGGCCATCGTGATGACACCCATAATGGACTTCGCATTGACGGTCGTGTCGTCTCTTTCAAGCAGCACTTCCGAAGCGAATTTGTTTGCCGTCTGGGCAATGAGTGCCGCCGGTCTTGCGTGAATACCCGCGCGGTTACGTACTGTTACGATTTTTTCAGTCACACTGTTCCCCTTAGAGTAATTTACCGCCGTTCAAAACGCAGCAGACGCTCCGAACGGCTTTTCTTTATCAATACGAATCGTCACTGCCGTAATAGGCAGCCTGAGCCGTACCGGTTTCTATCCATTTTAAAACGTTCTGATTGAAATCCCTCGCCGAATAATAGCCCATCGATTTAAGCCGTTCGTTCATGGCGGCGGTTTCTATGATGATGGGCAGATTCCGTCCCGGTTTCACCGGAATTTCTATGAGCGGAATCTTGACGCCGAGCAGCTCTATCGTATGTTCGTCCGTTCCGAGCCGGTCGTATATTTTATTGGAATCCCATTCTTCAAGTTTTACGACCAACTGCACTTCTTTTTGTTCACGGATCGCGCCCACGCCGTACAGCTGGGAAACGTTGATGATACCAAGGCCGCGGATTTCCATGTGGTGACTGATCATTTTATTCGCCCCTTGGCCGAGGACCGTGTTTCCGTTCACGCAGCGCAGTTCCACGATGTCGTCGGCAACCAGCCGATGTCCGCGCTCGATCAGTTCCAGCGCGGTTTCGCTTTTACCGACACCGGAATCGCCGGTCAGAATGATGCCGACGCCGTACACTTCAACCAGAACGCCGTGGATCGTTTTTTTGGACGCAAAAATATCGGAAAACACGCGCAGCAGTCTGGTCGAAAATTCCGTGGATTCGAGATTCGTCTGCAAAACGGCGCAGCCGGATTCTTCCGAAATGGCGGTGAAAGCTGCCGGCGGTTCGAGATCGTGCGTAAACACGCAGCAGGGAATTTCGTATGAAAAAAGCTGACGGATGCCGTCGAAGTTGTTTTCGGAAACAAGCTTCATCAGATATGAAACTTCACCGCGGCCGAACAGCTGTACGCGCTTATACGCGAACGAATCGTAAAATCCGGAAAGCGCGAGTCCGGGACGGTTCAGATCGGGAACGGTTATCCCGCGAACGAGACCTTTGCGTCCGCTTATACAGTGAAGATTCAGAGAATTGTGAGCTTTTAAGTCCAGATCGAGCAGATCAAGAACCGTAAAACTTTTATCCGCCATTATAGGCATACTATACACGCTCGGCGGATTTTTTGCAAGGTCAAGGCCTGAACGCAGCAAGGCCTGAACGCAGCAAGGCCTGAACGCATCAAAGCCTGAACGCAGCCGTATATAAAATCGGACAGCAGAAACTGCGGAACAGCGGTCAAGCTGCATCACGCACTCTTACTGTCCGCCGACGATCGATATTATTTTTTTTCCTGAATTTTATCTTTTTCTTTTTTTATTTTCTGGTCGAGCACGTCCATCATTTTATTGAGTGCCGCGGCGAAATCGTAATCTTCCGCGGAAACGTGCGCCGCCGAACCCCAGCGGAAATTGACGGTAGCGTCAAAAATGAATTTTTTATCTTCTTTTACACGCAAAATGAAATCGACGATAAGATCGTCTGCATATTTGATACGTTCTATTTTTTTATTGATAAGATCCGTCTGATCCTGTTCAAAATCAAACCCTACTGCGCTCATCGATGTTGTCATAAAACCTCCATACAGAAAATGAACATTACGGGAAAAAACGATAGGCTTAATTCCGTACCTTTATAAAGTATACACGGTATGGGGTAAA
This sequence is a window from Treponema brennaborense DSM 12168. Protein-coding genes within it:
- the holA gene encoding DNA polymerase III subunit delta — translated: MSAAPVYLFTGPEFGERNDAVLNLRIQMRKRLGDLDEYTFYTADTRVADVVSLLMNESLFAAARFIVLNGAEQIKKKEDLELLDGWIRSAASGKNAAGSALILVSEENSCDKKLEALIPKENKRIFWEMFDDRKEEWIRNFFKKAGYGVENDAVTTILDLVENNTEALRTECSRFFLCFDKGHTVGASDVEQILAHNREESPFTLFDAFTDLARNPAARLEASLEILQKLRMSKDSSGVQLIAGLTYCFRRLAVWHRLFAENPHPSDFDLKIKGFSSKKAQKQYRAAARIWNAPQTSLILAALARTDMDIRTAGTALEDTQLQLLLYAIVMKNGETLEREETESEPLL
- a CDS encoding HPr family phosphocarrier protein codes for the protein MTEKIVTVRNRAGIHARPAALIAQTANKFASEVLLERDDTTVNAKSIMGVITMAAGYNTTLTVRASGSDEAAAVQAIYSLFENKFEEE
- the lexA gene encoding transcriptional repressor LexA, translating into MKELTDKQQQVLNFIRSYSEENSCPPTFRECAEHFGISLRAVQCHFAALQKKGCLSQPDKRSRSIRVLIDDPESEKKAAVTRVPLLGTVAAGKPLLCEENLDGYVSLAEPFVRSGRTYFALRVRGCSMINAGILDGDIAVIEQCETARNGQIVVAVLDESITLKRFYKEACRIRLQPENPDFKPIYCQDVRVVGTLSNIIRTYG
- a CDS encoding LysM peptidoglycan-binding domain-containing protein; amino-acid sequence: MKKTVFTVCLLLTGLAVFAASYADNEYQKLARTYYAQAAEAFDSGEYDAAVEYTQKAEENAELSRAYIALMLERSDADTQIKVARNRLVWAKNIRADVNYPMAYTAATRAIEDAQNAFAAEEYATASGAAKRAMESLAGVKEVVPLPKYYVVRPWADTKDCYWNIAGKPYVYDNPFLWENLYQANKNNMENPSDPNLIHPGMKVEIPSISGEYREGTYDPAVKYDSFSVHR
- a CDS encoding HPF/RaiA family ribosome-associated protein → MTTSMSAVGFDFEQDQTDLINKKIERIKYADDLIVDFILRVKEDKKFIFDATVNFRWGSAAHVSAEDYDFAAALNKMMDVLDQKIKKEKDKIQEKK
- a CDS encoding YdbC family protein; this encodes MADDFSFEITQRFGELSQGKGGWTMELNLVSWGGREPKYDVRSWAPDHQKMGKGVTLTKEELQALKKLLGTLDL
- a CDS encoding NUDIX hydrolase; this encodes MSKKLRWNQIAETELLQTRVMTVLETQSVSPEGKQGNYIIMDAPDWVIVVPVLKDPARFVMVRQWRHGLKAESTEFPGGVIDEGELPEQAARRELLEETGFIAEKLTLLGSMSPNPALMTNKVHCFAAEQLKATGTQHLDPDEFVDYFTLSAEQVYEKMGSAEFPHALMAAALQLYRQHTDKKESPER
- the hprK gene encoding HPr(Ser) kinase/phosphatase; translation: MADKSFTVLDLLDLDLKAHNSLNLHCISGRKGLVRGITVPDLNRPGLALSGFYDSFAYKRVQLFGRGEVSYLMKLVSENNFDGIRQLFSYEIPCCVFTHDLEPPAAFTAISEESGCAVLQTNLESTEFSTRLLRVFSDIFASKKTIHGVLVEVYGVGIILTGDSGVGKSETALELIERGHRLVADDIVELRCVNGNTVLGQGANKMISHHMEIRGLGIINVSQLYGVGAIREQKEVQLVVKLEEWDSNKIYDRLGTDEHTIELLGVKIPLIEIPVKPGRNLPIIIETAAMNERLKSMGYYSARDFNQNVLKWIETGTAQAAYYGSDDSY